A genomic segment from Glycine soja cultivar W05 chromosome 20, ASM419377v2, whole genome shotgun sequence encodes:
- the LOC114403570 gene encoding protein TERMINAL FLOWER 1-like yields the protein MARMPLEPLIVGRVIGEVLDSFTTSTKMIVSYNKNQVYNGHELFPSTVNTKPKIMTDLDVPGPSDPYLKEHLHWGMRFNGGNLLVGVSIMQWFRMKL from the exons ATGGCAAGAATGCCTTTAGAGCCTCTAATAGTGGGGAGAGTCATAGGAGAAGTTCTTGATTCTTTTACCACAAGCACAAAAATGATTGTGAGTTACAACAAGAATCAAGTCTACAATGGCCATGAACTCTTCCCTTCCACTGTCAACACCAAGCCCAAG ATCATGACTGACCTTGATGTTCCCGGCCCTAGTGACCCTTATTTGAAAGAGCACTTGCATTG GGGAATGCGATTTAATGGTGGTAATTTGCTTGTTGGTGTTTCGATTATGCAATGGTTTAGGATGAAG CTTTga